One Raphanus sativus cultivar WK10039 unplaced genomic scaffold, ASM80110v3 Scaffold0937, whole genome shotgun sequence genomic window, TATCGATGTTGATAATATATGTAGATTTCTTGTGACACATCATACAATAATATAGTATATTCCTTCTTTGGGGtcaaatgatatattttaatctatatagATCATTAGAGGGAAATTAATTAAGAAAAGAGACGTTAGCTGCacgttttttcttctttcggtgttaaattttattcttgGAACGCCTAAAACTCTGAGCTACTTTTCTCGGCCTGAAGAAAGTCTCTCTACAAGAATCTAAACGACTAAGCTTTAAATCTAATGGGACTCGGCCCTAAATGGGCTGAGATGACTCGGGAATGTCTTCTGGACATCTTCTCACGCCTTAGCCAGGAAGAAAGATGGATGGGACCGATGCTTGTCTGCAAGACTTGGATGAACACATGCCATGAACCGTCACTCAACACCATCTTCGATCTCGAATCTCGGTTTCAGTCATTCCCTGAGTCGATCAACTGGTGGACTCCCGAGTTTGAAGACAAGGTTGATTCCTTCTTCAGATCCGTCGTTGACTGGAGCGAAGGCGGTCTCACAGAGATTCGTGTCAGACACTGCACAGATCGCTCTCTATCTTACGCTGCTGAGAGGTTTAGATCATGACTTTTATTGCTTAATTACATTTAGATGGTGATTCATATACATTTTTCATGTGGTTTATATTTTCAGGTGTCCTAAGTTAGAGGTGCTTTGGATTAAGAGCTGCCCTCACGTCACTGATGCAACGATGGCAAAAATAGCCTCAAACTGTCCAAAGCTAAGAGAGCTTGATGCAAGCTACTCTTATGGTATATCTCACGAGTCTCTGTCCATGTTAGGGAGGCATTGCCCGAACCTAGAGATCTTGAAAAGGAATCTGTTTCCTCGGCAAGGTCCCAGCGTGCCTACAATTGTAGCGCCGGTTGATTATATACGTGCATTTCCAAGATACGGTAACATAGAGGCTCAAATAATAGGGAGACACATGCCTAGGCTGAAGCACTTGGAGCTTCAATACTGTACAATGACTGTTAAAGGTCTTACCTCGGTTTGTAAAGGATGTTCTAATCTAGAGTACCTAGACTTATGCGGGTGTATAGCCTTGACAAACAGTGATATAACGAGATGTATCTCGagcttgaagagtttgatggaGATCAAGAAGCCTGACTTCAACCGTCCTGTTGATATTTTACGCCTTCCAAGAAATGATaattgaagaaaataatatGGTGATGATTACTTCACTTGTTTTTGGCTCGCTTCtgtgttatttttattttgttatttgctTATTGTTGTTGATAAGAAGAGAGTTGATATTTCTTGCGTGTTAAGAAACCAACTCTTCTACCTTCCTATAATTCACTTGTTGTGAGGAGTTACCACTCCACTTGCTTcttgtatttttcatatttttaaagcAATGAAAAATATTGACAATTCCGATTGCCAACAAAAGTAGCTTTACATCCAAGTAACCCAAGCATAGCTTATTAAGACGACAACGTTTCAAACAAATCCCAGTCTCCACCTTGAGTGGAAAAAATATCTAAAGAAGGTAGGGTAAGGTTGATTCACGAGATGTCGGTATGTATCTGAAGCCACACGATTAAAAATTACGTTCGATAGATAAACGGTCACGATCTCGTAGTTGACTTATTAGGAGCGTGGATTGCGCCTCACTGGATCCCCAACTCTCAGCGTTCTCTCTTCTCCATTATTTCATTATAAAGATCAAATTCATCTTTAGGAGTTTCTTGTCCACCTTTGAGAAAAAATGGCAAGCAATATGGAAGTTTTCTGCGAGATCTTGATCGCAgtccttcttcctcctcttggAGTCTGCCTCAAGCGTGGCTGCTGCACTGTAAGTTCTTTCATGGAGTTCCTAAATTAATTGGTTTATTTATAGTCCCGAGCAAGTGATTTGGTAActaagagagtttgtgttcaCTCTGATTATATGTTTGCAGGTAGAGTTCTTGATATGCTTGGTGTTGACTATCTTGGGCTACATCCCTGGGATAATCTATGCTATATACGTGATCGTATTTCAGAACCGTAAAGGGGAAACTCAGGACTACAGTGCTCCACTCAACTCAGCTTGAGACTATCTGTTGGTCCATTCAATGTCTTTGAGACTGTTTTAATTATGTAACCACTAAATAAGTTGCTATGCAATCTCATCAGTTTCCTTATCATGTATATTCAGCTATTCAAGTCATGCTAATTTCATAGAATGACTTTTGACTATTGCACTGCATCACTCTTTTGTATTCCAAAGTTTTTTCTGGTGCGACCCATTACCCTGCTGTCCAAACTCAGTCCGGTCCTCAGATTTTAACTTAAAGATAGGCCCACTTTAGGCCCACTTTAGTTTACACATTTCACACGGCGGAGGGGACCAGCCAGATAATCAGAagttcaaaatatttagaaGCGATCATGTGTGTTACGTCACACCATATTAGTTATTACTCTGTACGTGTTACTTAACCAACGATGAGATGAAAATATAAAGGAGTGGATGTAAGGTAAGTAACCCACGAGAACTGGATGAGGTAAGTAACCCACGAGAAGTAAATTTTAACCGTACgatattaaaatgtatataaatgAACGGTAGAGATCTCGTTAGTGACTATCTACCGCACAAAGATAATTAAAAGAACGTGGACTGTTCTGTATCTATGTACCGACAACAACAATAGTGTTCTGTCTCTTCAACATCTCCTCCGTTGAACTCATTACAAGGATCATATAAGTCTTCGTCTTCTAAAAGATTTATTTTGTTGAAAATGCCGACCAAGTGCGAAATCTTGTGCGAGATCTTGATCGCAGTCCTTCTTCCTCCTCTAGGAGTTTGCCTCAGGCGTGGCTGTTGCACTGTAAGCTATCTCTTTTTAACTCTTGAGTTCCTTAGAAGAGATCTTCAGTTTCTGTTTATCTaccttacaaaaaaaaaactgaagaatAGCTGAACTTCTTTAAACACTGTTATTTAGTTCTTAATTAATATAAGAGGTATCATCAGTATATTCAGGTCTATGTTGTTTGATGCATAGGTTTGTGTACAATCTCTCAAGAAGTCTCTCTAGGTTGGAGTGAAGCTTAGAATCTATGATATGAATGGCATATCTTTTCAGTATTGTATCAGTTTATGCTTTGATGAATGGAGCTTTTGGATTTTTCCAAACTCTGATTTGGTTTTGTAGGTGGAGTTCTTGATATGCTTGGTCCTGACGATCGTAGGATACGTGCCAGGGATAATCTATGCGCTTTACGTGATTGTGTTCCAGAACCAAGAAGAGTATTTCGATGAATCCAGACGCCCTCTCTACTACTCCGCTTGATACCTGTCTGTCTATGTCATATTCTGTTTGCTCTTTCAAAACTGTTGTACCCAAataagttgattttttttaatgtgttgAAAGagatttgtaaacttttttgtgtgtttgactGTTCCTTTTTAGTTTTTCATTCTTAGGTTATATTCACAGAATCACATAGTTATGTTGATGGAAGCAAAGGAACGTATACATCTCGGCTTCTCTCATCCTATTATGGATACCAACAGATATTATGATACATAcataattacatttttttgagaaagagatAACAGAATTCTCCATATCTTTTACTAAACATGCGAAGTCCctttaaacagaaaaaaaaatgttaagataaatttataaattctgAATCTTTGCAACAAAACAAGTTTGCACATAAAAGTAGGATTTATGAACCTCCTTTCTCTGTTTCTATTTAAGGTTTTGCATTTTTCAGTGCAAGAAAAGATGGACCAGAACTGCAACTGATACTTGAAGCACAGCGAGTGAAGCAGATTTGGTCATGGAGGACATGGCTCTGTTCTTCTTTCCTGTAGGTCTGACAAGTGATCCACCTCCATAAACGCCTCTTGCCTTGCTCACTTCCGAAATTCTTCCGTGAGCTTTCGTACCACTAGCTACTCTGACCTCTAGTCTCTCtgcaacaagaaaaaaaaaagtcagttAAAATGTTTTTGTATGAAGTTGTTCAGCAAAGTACTGAAAGCAAACTAATTGCCTTTGTGAAGCAGGTCGACTGTTTTGTCTTCTTCAGCTAAAGCAAAggcgatgaagaagaagatgatgctGATGATGAGTAACAAAACTCGATAGTATTTCTTCATTGCAGACGGTCATGAAAGATAAGATTGATCTGTAACACTAGAGGAAGTGAATATGTATATAGGACCATTATCTgcacagagaaagagagatgaaaACCGAAAGGTGGAAAGATTACAACTCATAAAACAGAACAAAGATTGATAAAATCTGTTGGAACAAAAAGCAAAAGCAGCTATTGTCGGGTAAAGTTAGATTCTCCCCACATGAACGGTAGTGAATAATGGAAGGAATATGTTCTCTGAGCAATGAGCAGTCTTAATCtgtttgaaaaaattaataaaaagctGATTCACTCTTGCTTTCTTATTAGCGTGGCCAGTAATGCTACATTAGATCGTGATTAGTCTAAAGTACCCAAATCCGTTTATACGTGCACACCCACGTTACAAGTAACCATCCTAAACCTCTTTCCACACTCCTCGCGAGtcaaagtttgattttttttccttctcgtGGCATTCAGTATggatatatatgtattatcaGAAAAATGATTATGTGTATATATCACCAATACGGAATATACTAAGAAAATCAATAATTAAGAACTAGTTTAAGACTTTTgacccaacaaaaaaaaagaattagtgCAAGACGAGCTGTTTCCAACTATACTATACATAAAAGATTACAATGTCAAGATGTGgttgaaaaaaatgattttcttaaattattatcTTATGGAGCTATGGGagaaatttgatatttattagctttcaattaaaataatactcccttcgtttcttaaagagtgtcgttgtgacatttttcacacagattaagaaagttgttgaaatatatgtaagttgtaattaattatatctctttgactaatagtattttagataaataaaattatttataaaatcaatatagtttgcaattaattttcagctgaaagttagtataatttacattggaattgtaaagtgacattctttgtgtaacaagaaaa contains:
- the LOC130503407 gene encoding UPF0057 membrane protein At4g30660-like; this encodes MPTKCEILCEILIAVLLPPLGVCLRRGCCTVEFLICLVLTIVGYVPGIIYALYVIVFQNQEEYFDESRRPLYYSA
- the LOC108843065 gene encoding UPF0057 membrane protein At4g30650, coding for MASNMEVFCEILIAVLLPPLGVCLKRGCCTVEFLICLVLTILGYIPGIIYAIYVIVFQNRKGETQDYSAPLNSA
- the LOC108840316 gene encoding uncharacterized protein LOC108840316, translating into MKKYYRVLLLIISIIFFFIAFALAEEDKTVDLLHKERLEVRVASGTKAHGRISEVSKARGVYGGGSLVRPTGKKNRAMSSMTKSASLAVLQVSVAVLVHLFLH
- the LOC108841250 gene encoding putative F-box/LRR-repeat protein 19, translated to MGLGPKWAEMTRECLLDIFSRLSQEERWMGPMLVCKTWMNTCHEPSLNTIFDLESRFQSFPESINWWTPEFEDKVDSFFRSVVDWSEGGLTEIRVRHCTDRSLSYAAERCPKLEVLWIKSCPHVTDATMAKIASNCPKLRELDASYSYGISHESLSMLGRHCPNLEILKRNLFPRQGPSVPTIVAPVDYIRAFPRYGNIEAQIIGRHMPRLKHLELQYCTMTVKGLTSVCKGCSNLEYLDLCGCIALTNSDITRCISSLKSLMEIKKPDFNRPVDILRLPRNDN